One segment of Corynebacterium caspium DSM 44850 DNA contains the following:
- a CDS encoding glycosyltransferase family 4 protein has product MAAILLVTNDFPPRIGGIQSYLRDYLKQLDPAEVIVFASTQDTAAAATYDANLPYKVVRYPQKVMLPTPAVRRKMQALIKEHQIKTVWFGAAAPLAVLGKAAKKAGAKKVVATTHGHEVGWSMLPGARQALRYIGHSADTITYISEYTLRRFRSAFGKDLHYQWMPSGVDIDFYRPASVAEIAQTRQKFQIPAQAQVITCVSRLVPRKGQDQLIKAIREIPSAQLLIVGQGRYLKRLQKLAQPVGDRVRFLGRLSHTDMRDIIAASDIFAMPARTRGAGLDVEGLGIVYLEAQACGIPVLAGNSGGAPETVTASTGVVVNGRRTGEIVRELNILLANSQLRAEMGNAGRQEILAHWTWQEMGKIIRRTLL; this is encoded by the coding sequence ATGGCCGCAATTTTATTAGTAACCAATGACTTCCCGCCGCGTATCGGTGGGATTCAGTCATATCTACGCGATTATCTAAAACAATTAGACCCAGCGGAGGTAATCGTATTTGCCTCCACACAAGACACCGCGGCCGCAGCAACCTACGACGCTAATTTGCCTTATAAAGTAGTGCGTTATCCGCAAAAGGTTATGCTGCCCACCCCAGCAGTGCGTAGGAAAATGCAAGCCCTAATCAAAGAACACCAGATAAAAACCGTATGGTTTGGAGCGGCCGCACCGTTAGCCGTATTAGGAAAAGCAGCAAAAAAAGCTGGGGCAAAAAAGGTTGTAGCCACTACACATGGCCATGAAGTCGGTTGGTCAATGCTGCCGGGCGCGCGCCAAGCACTGCGCTATATAGGGCATTCAGCAGATACCATTACCTATATTTCTGAATACACCTTGAGACGTTTTCGTAGTGCTTTTGGAAAAGATCTGCACTATCAATGGATGCCCTCAGGAGTCGATATCGATTTTTATCGACCCGCTAGCGTCGCTGAAATAGCCCAGACCCGGCAGAAGTTCCAAATACCTGCCCAGGCTCAAGTGATTACTTGTGTTTCTCGATTAGTGCCCAGAAAAGGCCAAGACCAGCTGATTAAAGCTATAAGGGAAATTCCAAGCGCTCAGTTATTGATAGTCGGCCAAGGAAGATATCTAAAACGCCTGCAAAAACTAGCCCAGCCAGTAGGCGATAGAGTGCGCTTCCTTGGCCGACTGAGTCATACAGATATGCGCGATATCATTGCCGCCTCAGATATTTTTGCGATGCCAGCCCGTACTCGCGGCGCCGGACTAGATGTAGAAGGCTTGGGAATTGTTTATTTGGAAGCACAAGCCTGTGGCATTCCAGTACTTGCTGGAAATTCTGGTGGTGCTCCAGAAACCGTGACGGCAAGCACCGGGGTAGTAGTTAATGGGCGCCGCACTGGTGAAATAGTGCGGGAATTAAATATCTTATTAGCAAATTCACAACTGCGGGCAGAGATGGGAAACGCAGGTAGGCAGGAGATTTTGGCCCATTGGACCTGGCAAGAAATGGGTAAAATTATCCGCCGTACTCTCCTTTGA
- a CDS encoding ROK family protein: MSASPSKLSPLAPGVDSHAKAIGFDIGGTNMRAGVVTAKGEILDQVSAPTPRTPAEMEKGISWAVDILREKHEINSVGLAIAGFLDPECEIIRFAPHLPWRDAPVRKILQNSLGLPVRLEHDANSAAWGEYRFGAARGVDTWVLFALGTGIGATLMTKGEIFRGAYGTAPEFGHLTVVPGGRACPCGKLGCLERYCSGTALVDSAIQLVHDRRFVGSKLADLVRRDPATVRGIDIMNAARQGDVAGQAVVEDFSEWLGEGLSIVADILDPELIVLGGGVSRDADLYLEASKEKMASKIVGTGYRPLARIEVAELGADAGMIGVADLARTSASDQH, from the coding sequence ATGTCCGCTTCGCCCTCCAAGCTGTCCCCACTAGCACCTGGTGTCGACAGCCACGCCAAGGCGATCGGTTTTGATATCGGGGGAACTAATATGCGGGCTGGGGTAGTAACTGCAAAAGGCGAAATCCTTGACCAAGTATCTGCGCCGACCCCACGCACTCCAGCGGAAATGGAAAAAGGAATATCTTGGGCAGTAGATATTCTGCGCGAAAAACATGAAATTAATTCGGTGGGCTTAGCTATTGCCGGCTTCCTCGACCCCGAATGTGAAATTATAAGATTCGCCCCACACTTGCCCTGGCGAGATGCCCCCGTACGTAAAATATTGCAAAACAGTTTAGGTCTTCCAGTGCGTCTAGAACATGACGCTAATTCCGCAGCTTGGGGTGAATACCGCTTTGGAGCAGCCCGAGGGGTAGATACTTGGGTGCTCTTCGCTCTGGGCACCGGAATTGGCGCCACCTTAATGACTAAAGGCGAAATATTCCGCGGGGCCTACGGTACCGCCCCAGAATTTGGACACCTGACAGTAGTTCCCGGAGGCAGAGCTTGCCCCTGCGGCAAACTCGGATGTTTGGAAAGATACTGCTCAGGAACTGCATTAGTAGATTCTGCAATTCAGCTAGTACATGACCGACGTTTTGTGGGCAGCAAATTAGCAGACTTGGTGCGAAGAGATCCAGCCACCGTAAGAGGTATCGATATTATGAATGCAGCCCGACAAGGCGATGTCGCAGGTCAAGCAGTAGTCGAAGATTTTTCCGAATGGCTCGGCGAAGGCCTCTCGATTGTCGCCGATATTTTGGATCCAGAGCTCATAGTTTTAGGTGGAGGAGTTTCTCGCGATGCTGATCTATACCTAGAAGCGAGCAAAGAAAAAATGGCCTCAAAAATTGTAGGAACCGGATATCGTCCTTTAGCTCGCATTGAAGTAGCTGAATTGGGCGCTGATGCCGGTATGATCGGGGTAGCCGACCTGGCCCGGACGTCTGCAAGTGACCAGCACTAA
- a CDS encoding lysophospholipid acyltransferase family protein produces MKNKWYSLFKYVLVGPALRVWNRPTMDGREKIPATGAAIMASNHQSVFDSFFFPLMCPRQIQFPAKAEYFRGTGLSGAFKRWFFTALNQVPVDRSDKASGDAMIKTASVILNRGDVFGIYPEGTRSPDGRIYRGRTGMARIAVATGAPIYPIGMIGARDANPIGTIILRPKKVRIVVGDAIEPIKWLTAQGYEDLNSKEAIRALTDHVMHTLSHLTGYPYVDVYGSEVRKSLDNGLGYPAGAHLSDSVQY; encoded by the coding sequence ATGAAAAATAAATGGTATTCCCTATTTAAATATGTGCTCGTGGGCCCAGCGCTTCGCGTTTGGAATCGCCCCACTATGGACGGACGAGAAAAAATTCCGGCCACCGGAGCTGCAATCATGGCCTCCAACCACCAGTCCGTATTTGATTCCTTCTTCTTTCCGCTCATGTGTCCCCGCCAAATCCAATTCCCGGCCAAAGCTGAATATTTTCGCGGCACCGGACTAAGCGGAGCTTTTAAACGGTGGTTCTTCACCGCGCTAAATCAAGTACCAGTAGATCGCAGTGATAAAGCCTCTGGCGATGCCATGATTAAAACCGCATCTGTCATCTTGAATCGCGGAGACGTCTTTGGAATCTACCCGGAAGGCACCCGTTCCCCAGATGGGCGTATCTACCGTGGACGTACCGGAATGGCGCGAATTGCCGTAGCTACCGGGGCGCCAATTTACCCCATTGGCATGATTGGGGCCCGCGATGCCAACCCCATAGGCACCATTATCTTAAGGCCGAAAAAAGTACGCATAGTAGTCGGCGATGCAATCGAACCAATAAAATGGCTAACTGCACAAGGTTATGAAGATCTAAACAGTAAAGAAGCCATTCGTGCTCTAACTGACCACGTAATGCACACTCTTTCTCATCTAACTGGATACCCATATGTAGATGTCTATGGCAGCGAAGTTCGCAAATCCTTAGATAACGGGTTGGGATATCCTGCAGGTGCGCATCTTTCAGATAGCGTGCAATACTAA